The Deinococcus depolymerans genome includes a region encoding these proteins:
- a CDS encoding DUF2089 domain-containing protein: protein MRPLPLPFPDETEAPLVTELRFPTSGVTVRGTFELNEFAVLTPDNLEFLRLYIRVRGNLKEVERVLGVSYPTVRARFDTLLRAIGYEPELADPHAEVLSSLERGEITPEEAARKLRR from the coding sequence ATGCGCCCCCTGCCCCTGCCGTTCCCCGATGAAACCGAAGCGCCCCTGGTCACGGAACTGCGGTTCCCGACGAGTGGCGTGACGGTGCGCGGCACCTTCGAACTGAACGAGTTCGCGGTCCTGACCCCCGACAACCTGGAATTCCTGCGCCTGTACATCCGCGTGCGCGGCAACCTCAAGGAGGTCGAGCGGGTCCTGGGCGTCAGTTACCCCACCGTCCGCGCCCGCTTCGACACGCTGCTGCGCGCCATCGGGTACGAACCGGAACTGGCCGACCCGCACGCCGAGGTCCTCAGCAGCCTCGAACGCGGCGAGATCACGCCCGAGGAAGCTGCCCGCAAACTCCGCCGCTGA
- a CDS encoding DMT family transporter — translation MTPLPARSAPAPVNVRTGLLLGVTSALTFSTLGVWGKLAAQTGLESFNALAWRFGLVALLLLPVTSRGLRRADRLRMLGVGTLYTAATICYFGALGRVTAGATGLLLYLAPAFVILLAWLSGRAPRAAQLGAVTLGSAGLALVIGLPGPADRDPAGLLLGAGAGVLYAAYLLASERWLAGVPALAATAHMALVAALVFTGLAASGGTLGVPDTGAQWGVIAAMALLPTLVAVPALYGAVRHLGAARTSLLGTLEPLFTLILAGAVLGEQPGPGVVLGGALILAGALLAQWPARPAA, via the coding sequence GTGACGCCGCTTCCTGCCCGCTCCGCTCCCGCCCCGGTGAACGTACGGACCGGCCTGCTGCTGGGCGTGACCTCGGCCCTGACGTTCAGCACGCTGGGCGTCTGGGGCAAACTGGCCGCACAGACGGGCCTGGAGTCCTTCAATGCGCTGGCGTGGCGCTTCGGGCTGGTCGCCCTGCTGCTGCTGCCCGTCACCTCGCGCGGGCTGCGCCGCGCCGACCGCCTGCGGATGCTGGGCGTGGGCACGCTGTACACGGCCGCGACCATCTGTTATTTCGGGGCGCTGGGGCGCGTCACGGCGGGCGCCACGGGCCTGCTGCTGTACCTCGCGCCGGCCTTCGTGATCCTGCTGGCGTGGCTGTCGGGCCGTGCGCCGCGCGCCGCGCAACTGGGCGCCGTGACGCTCGGCTCGGCCGGGCTGGCGCTGGTGATCGGCCTGCCCGGCCCGGCCGACCGGGACCCGGCGGGCCTGCTGCTGGGCGCGGGGGCGGGCGTGCTGTACGCCGCGTACCTGCTGGCCAGCGAGCGGTGGCTGGCGGGCGTCCCGGCGCTGGCCGCCACGGCGCACATGGCGCTGGTGGCGGCGCTGGTGTTCACGGGACTGGCCGCGAGCGGCGGGACGCTGGGCGTGCCGGACACCGGGGCGCAGTGGGGCGTGATCGCGGCCATGGCGCTGCTGCCCACCCTGGTCGCCGTGCCTGCGCTGTACGGCGCGGTGCGGCACCTGGGCGCGGCGCGCACCAGTCTGCTGGGCACGCTGGAGCCGCTGTTCACGCTGATCCTGGCAGGCGCGGTGCTGGGCGAGCAGCCGGGACCGGGCGTGGTGCTGGGCGGCGCACTGATCCTGGCGGGCGCGCTGCTGGCGCAGTGGCCGGCCCGTCCGGCCGCCTGA
- a CDS encoding RNB domain-containing ribonuclease codes for MSLPTAPDLSPAQRTEIELLARGKQAKSRAMRDLGLTETPEAAHALLLRAGLWDEGRTPYADRLGAATQPVTLNVPDFTDEPRLDLTHLDAYAIDDEGNRDPDDAVGIEALDGGLTRLWIHVADVAALVPADSELDLEARARGATLYLPDRTIGMLPDDLVEKTGLGLHPTTPALSISLDLDEDGNADAVDVQLTTVRVTRLTYTQAQAALDAGQEPFVTLARLARASRDLRVQEGALSIDLPEVRVKAGPDGALVTPLPKPEMRAVVQECMTLAGWGAAIYADDHAIPLPFATQDPPQREVRGSGLSAEWARRRTLSRTRFQPAPGPHAGMGLDLYTQATSPMRRYLDLVVHQQLRAHLAGRDPLGGKEVAARVAQAGLNADGTRQAERLSRRHHTLRFIAAQPERVWNAVVVDRRGPQATLLIPDLAFDLTTSTPAPLNTELQVQLTDVNLSTLGVRARLV; via the coding sequence ATGAGCCTTCCCACCGCCCCCGACCTCAGCCCCGCGCAGCGCACGGAAATCGAACTGCTGGCACGCGGCAAGCAGGCCAAGAGCCGCGCCATGCGCGACCTGGGCCTCACGGAAACGCCGGAAGCCGCGCACGCCCTGCTGCTGCGCGCCGGCCTGTGGGACGAGGGCCGCACCCCCTACGCCGACCGCCTGGGCGCCGCCACGCAGCCCGTCACGCTGAACGTCCCGGACTTCACGGACGAACCCCGCCTGGACCTGACCCACCTGGACGCCTACGCCATCGACGACGAGGGCAACCGCGACCCGGACGACGCCGTGGGCATCGAAGCCCTGGACGGCGGCCTGACCCGCCTGTGGATTCACGTGGCCGACGTGGCCGCCCTGGTGCCCGCCGACAGCGAACTGGACCTCGAGGCCCGCGCACGCGGCGCGACCCTGTACCTGCCGGACCGGACCATCGGCATGCTGCCCGACGACCTCGTCGAGAAGACCGGCCTGGGCCTGCACCCCACCACGCCCGCCCTGAGCATCAGCCTGGACCTCGACGAGGACGGCAACGCCGACGCCGTGGACGTGCAGCTCACGACCGTGCGCGTCACCCGCCTGACCTACACGCAGGCGCAGGCCGCGCTGGACGCCGGCCAGGAACCCTTCGTGACCCTGGCCCGCCTGGCCCGCGCCAGCCGCGACCTGCGCGTGCAGGAGGGCGCCCTGAGCATCGACCTGCCCGAGGTGCGCGTGAAGGCCGGCCCCGACGGCGCCCTCGTGACCCCACTGCCGAAACCCGAGATGCGCGCCGTGGTGCAGGAATGCATGACCCTGGCCGGCTGGGGCGCCGCCATCTACGCCGACGACCACGCCATCCCGCTGCCGTTCGCCACGCAGGACCCCCCCCAGCGCGAGGTGCGCGGCAGCGGCCTGAGCGCCGAGTGGGCGCGGCGGCGCACGCTGTCGCGCACCCGCTTCCAGCCGGCACCCGGCCCGCACGCCGGGATGGGCCTGGACCTGTACACCCAGGCGACCAGCCCCATGCGCCGCTACCTGGACCTCGTGGTGCACCAGCAGCTGCGCGCCCACCTCGCCGGACGCGACCCGCTGGGCGGCAAGGAGGTCGCCGCGCGCGTGGCGCAGGCCGGCCTGAACGCCGACGGCACCCGGCAGGCCGAACGCCTGAGCCGCCGCCACCACACCCTGCGCTTCATCGCCGCGCAGCCCGAGCGCGTGTGGAACGCCGTGGTCGTGGACCGGCGCGGCCCGCAGGCGACCCTGCTGATCCCGGATCTGGCCTTCGACCTGACCACCAGCACGCCCGCCCCGCTGAACACCGAACTGCAGGTGCAGCTGACCGACGTGAACCTCAGCACCCTTGGCGTCCGCGCCCGGCTGGTGTAG
- a CDS encoding GNAT family N-acetyltransferase codes for MTRPLRPVIRPVIRAATPADAPGIAAVHVQSWRETYAGLIPADFLNRMTDAEAQARRAAFWAQNITAGQDVVRVAEAEGTVLAFASAGESRDHPGFDSELFTLYALRAAQGHGTGRALLHAVTAALRERGQRSMALWVLDVNPTRHWYARQGGAECGEKRDGDLRELRLGWPDLDRLR; via the coding sequence ATGACCCGACCGCTCCGGCCCGTCATCCGGCCCGTCATCCGGGCCGCCACGCCCGCCGACGCCCCCGGCATCGCCGCCGTTCACGTGCAGAGCTGGCGTGAAACGTACGCGGGCCTGATCCCCGCCGACTTCCTGAACCGCATGACGGACGCCGAGGCACAGGCGCGGCGCGCGGCGTTCTGGGCGCAGAACATCACGGCCGGGCAGGACGTGGTGCGCGTGGCCGAGGCAGAGGGCACCGTGCTGGCCTTCGCATCGGCCGGGGAATCGCGCGACCATCCGGGCTTCGACTCGGAACTGTTCACGCTGTACGCCCTGCGGGCCGCGCAGGGGCACGGCACCGGCCGGGCACTCCTGCACGCCGTCACGGCGGCCCTGCGGGAACGCGGCCAGCGCAGCATGGCGCTGTGGGTGCTGGACGTGAACCCCACCCGCCACTGGTACGCCCGGCAGGGCGGCGCGGAGTGCGGCGAGAAGCGTGACGGTGACCTGCGCGAACTCCGCCTGGGCTGGCCAGACCTGGACCGCCTGCGCTGA
- a CDS encoding tRNA-binding protein: MATPLKDTVMPADTLDRLDIRLGRILSAEPAPGTPKPAYRLSVDFGRYGVRTSVGRFTGHPPEELIGMQVLGVLNFEARPVGDTVSDVLILGVQFTGAPSGDATPLTPAREAKLGSKVF, translated from the coding sequence ATGGCCACCCCCCTCAAGGACACCGTCATGCCCGCCGACACGCTCGACCGCCTGGACATCCGCCTGGGCCGGATCCTGAGTGCCGAGCCCGCCCCCGGCACCCCGAAACCCGCCTACCGCCTGAGCGTGGATTTCGGCCGGTACGGCGTGCGCACCAGCGTGGGCCGCTTCACCGGGCACCCGCCCGAGGAGCTGATCGGCATGCAGGTCCTGGGCGTCCTGAACTTCGAGGCCCGGCCCGTCGGAGACACCGTCTCGGACGTCCTGATTCTCGGCGTGCAGTTCACGGGTGCGCCCAGCGGCGACGCCACCCCGCTGACCCCCGCCCGCGAGGCGAAACTGGGCAGCAAGGTGTTCTGA